In Mytilus edulis chromosome 4, xbMytEdul2.2, whole genome shotgun sequence, the following proteins share a genomic window:
- the LOC139519460 gene encoding uncharacterized protein, whose protein sequence is MSKVARFTCVLCTKRTKNHDRRFLGGEGNKGLRKYLYKYFFLNVDSCDVICGACRRKYYRQYDDKSITNAKPDKQVLPAASTSQQTLVSPKTITLSLSSIGGSHSTCFVCRKRGPKLIVVSSSTRLTTFVQNNIIIPAGARCCPGHISDENFSEQAIECLSDLRKTTDFNRSDILDLLQKIRMLLLKNEDKRLNFDKDSTLSDAEYISLTGIDKTSFSDLASHLVSIRDTKVRSSRTCLGIFLTKMRSGMSNKLMATIFNVGKDSIRRAVTTVRKNIMQTFVPKHLGFNHISRENLIENHTRPLAQTLFGNEFNPAILVIDGTYIYIQKRGQFQFQRRTFSMHKHRPLVKPMVFVTTTGYFVSVMGPYLADSKNNDANILKHIIASDNEQIKSWLQKDDVFIVDHGFRDSIDLLEELGIQTEMPSFLKKGQAQFTTEESNTSRLITKIRWVVESANGRIKTWVFFNHVMPNSQIPYIGDYLRIVCSICNKYFKPLSSGDPEEDQLLGCKMIYLSKQNNLLKEKIESENLDRIRSNSTTWCKIDAASIEFPSITEEDLRNLTLGVYQIKLAKSYVAEHVTENSDFEVLVHKQENNLICAKIQSRHVSSKAHLLWIQYDEVTVLGWFCKCRAGARVVGMCAHVSAVIWYLGYARCLDIPYCSGDDWTKYLIDARNMPEPEIIDESDESDCVEE, encoded by the coding sequence ATGTCTAAAGTAGCACGATTTACGTGTGTTCTCTGTACTAAGAGGACAAAAAATCATGATAGACGGTTTCTTGGTGGAGAAGGTAATAAAGGACTACGCAAAtacttgtacaaatattttttccttaaTGTTGATAGTTGTGATGTTATATGTGGAGCATGTAGACGTAAATATTACAGACAATATGATGACAAGTCAATTACCAATGCTAAACCAGACAAACAGGTACTACCAGCAGCAAGCACATCACAACAGACACTTGTTTCGCCTAAAACTATAACGTTGTCGCTGTCTTCAATAGGTGGAAGCCACTCAACCTGCTTCGTTTGCAGGAAACGAGGTCCTAAACTAATTGTTGTTTCTTCCTCAACAAGGCTAACtacatttgtacaaaataatattataataccTGCAGGAGCGAGATGTTGCCCTGGTCATATTTCTGATGAGAATTTCAGTGAACAAGCCATTGAATGTTTATCTGACTTAAGAAAAACAACAGATTTTAACCGAAGTGATATTTTGGACCTTCTTCAAAAAATAAGAATGCTACTCCTAAAAAATGAAGACAAAAGATTGAATTTTGATAAAGACTCCACATTAAGTGATGCAGAGTACATCAGTTTAACAGGCATTGATAAAACATCATTCAGTGATTTAGCATCACATCTCGTTTCAATTAGAGATACGAAGGTGCGTAGTTCAAGAACATGCTTAGgcatttttttgacaaaaatgcGGTCAGGTATGTCCAACAAACTTATGGCAACTATTTTTAACGTAGGAAAAGATTCGATCCGCCGAGCAGTTACAACAGtcagaaaaaatattatgcagacattcgTACCAAAGCACTTAGGATTCAACCATATTTCTAGAGAGAACTTAATTGAAAACCATACTAGACCTCTTGCCCAGACATTATTTGGCAATGAATTCAATCCTGCAATTCTTGTAATTGACGGAACATACATATATATCCAGAAAAGGGGTCAATTTCAGTTTCAACGCCGTACATTCAGCATGCATAAGCATCGGCCTCTTGTCAAACCCATGGTTTTCGTAACCACTACAGGTTATTTTGTCAGCGTTATGGGTCCATACCTGGCAGATAGTAAAAATAATGACGCCAATATACTTAAGCATATAATTGCCTCAGACAATGAGCAGATTAAAAGTTGGTTGCAGAAAGATGATGTTTTCATTGTTGACCATGGATTTCGGGACTCAATTGATCTGCTTGAGGAATTAGGAATACAAACAGAAATGCCTTCGTTCTTAAAGAAAGGCCAGGCACAGTTTACTACAGAAGAAAGCAATACTTCAAGATTAATAACAAAGATTCGCTGGGTAGTTGAATCCGCAAATGGCAGAATTAAGACATGGGTGTTCTTTAACCATGTGATGCCTAACTCACAAATACCGTATATTGGAGATTACCTACGCATTGTATGCTCAATATGCAACAAGTATTTCAAACCACTTAGTTCTGGTGATCCAGAGGAAGACCAATTACTTGGATGTAAAATGATTTATCTTTCTAAGCAAAATAATCTCCTTAAAGAAAAAATTGAGTCGGAAAATCTTGACCGCATTAGATCTAATTCTACTACTTGGTGTAAGATTGATGCTGCGTCTATTGAATTTCCTTCTATTACTGAAGAAGATCTCAGAAACCTTACCTTAGGCGTTTACCAGATAAAATTGGCTAAATCATACGTAGCTGAACATGTTACTGAAAACAGTGACTTTGAGGTACTAGTACATAAACaggaaaacaatttgatatgtgCAAAAATCCAAAGTAGACATGTTTCATCTAAAGCTCATTTGTTATGGATTCAATACGATGAAGTGACTGTTCTTGGCTGGTTCTGCAAATGTCGTGCTGGAGCAAGAGTAGTTGGTATGTGTGCACACGTTTCGGCAGTTATCTGGTATTTAGGGTATGCTCGCTGTTTGGACATACCCTATTGTTCTGGTGACGATTGGACAAAATATCTCATAGATGCACGTAATATGCCAGAACCCGAAATTATTGATGAAAGTGATGAAAGTGACTGCGTTGAAGAATGA